The Candidatus Omnitrophota bacterium genome has a window encoding:
- a CDS encoding isoprenyl transferase has product MDKDNKLPQHIAIIMDGNGRWARKRRLPRLMGHRKGIESAKNIVEACVKLGIKVLTLYTFSTENWKRPKEEVDFLMGMLKDYLTKHKNLFKDYNVRFQVIGHWQELAEDIQRQLVEITENTKNNSGMVLNVALNYGGRMEIVDAVKEIALAVRKGEILAEGIDEKIFSNFLYTQGLPDPDLLIRTAGELRISNFLLWQISYTELYFSKKLWPDFTPRDLERAITVFQQRERRFGGILNKE; this is encoded by the coding sequence ATGGACAAAGATAATAAACTTCCCCAACACATTGCTATTATTATGGACGGCAATGGAAGATGGGCGAGAAAGAGACGCTTACCGCGCCTAATGGGTCATCGTAAAGGAATAGAAAGTGCTAAAAATATTGTAGAAGCATGTGTTAAATTGGGAATAAAAGTTTTGACTCTTTATACATTTTCCACAGAAAACTGGAAGCGCCCCAAGGAGGAAGTAGATTTTTTAATGGGAATGTTAAAGGATTATTTAACTAAGCATAAGAATTTATTTAAAGACTACAATGTGCGTTTCCAAGTCATTGGCCATTGGCAGGAGCTAGCCGAAGATATCCAGAGACAGTTGGTGGAGATTACCGAGAACACAAAGAATAATTCAGGAATGGTTCTAAATGTTGCTTTAAATTATGGAGGCAGGATGGAGATTGTGGATGCAGTTAAGGAAATTGCCTTAGCGGTTAGAAAAGGTGAGATTCTTGCAGAGGGAATTGATGAAAAAATTTTTAGCAATTTTCTCTATACTCAAGGATTGCCTGACCCCGATCTTCTAATTCGCACAGCGGGAGAATTACGCATAAGCAATTTTCTTCTCTGGCAGATTTCCTATACAGAGTTGTATTTTTCGAAGAAACTCTGGCCCGATTTTACTCCTCGTGATTTAGAAAGGGCAATAACAGTCTTTCAGCAAAGGGAACGCCGTTTTGGGGGTATTTTAAATAAAGAATGA
- a CDS encoding adenylosuccinate synthase yields the protein MSNIVVVGTQWGDEGKGKIIDYLAKDSDVIVRYQGGNNAGHTVVINNKEFILHLIPSGILHKGKLCIVGNGVVVDPSALLLEIKELKNRGVDIDSNLLISEQAHVIFPYHKLLDQLREKKRKIGTTGRGIGPCYADKVGRVGIRVVDLLDKEIFAQKLKLNLEEKNEIIKKVYGDKGFSFQKIYKEYRGYAKEIKKYVKNTTLILKKAIDRKKSILFEGAQGTLLDIDFGTYPYVTASNASVGGVCTGTGVSPKNIDKIIGVAKAYTTRVGEGPFPTEFKSDLMEKIRLRGKEFGATTGRPRRCGWFDTVLVRYSIMVNGIDELAITKLDVLDEMENIKICVGYKYKGKIYHHFPSDLKILFEGNPVYEEQKGWLSDTSQITSFDNLPPNAKLYLKRLSKLLEIKVKLISVGSERNQTFVL from the coding sequence ATGTCTAACATAGTAGTCGTAGGGACACAATGGGGTGATGAGGGCAAGGGTAAGATTATCGATTATCTTGCTAAAGATAGCGATGTTATTGTGCGCTATCAAGGTGGAAACAACGCCGGGCATACTGTAGTTATAAATAATAAAGAATTTATTCTTCATCTTATTCCCTCGGGGATTCTTCATAAGGGTAAACTCTGTATTGTGGGTAATGGAGTGGTAGTTGATCCTTCTGCTCTACTTTTGGAAATAAAGGAGTTGAAGAATAGAGGCGTGGATATAGACTCAAATCTCCTTATCAGCGAACAGGCTCATGTTATTTTTCCTTATCATAAACTCCTTGACCAGTTGCGGGAGAAGAAAAGAAAAATTGGTACAACCGGCAGGGGAATTGGGCCTTGCTATGCCGATAAAGTAGGTAGGGTCGGGATTAGAGTGGTTGATTTGTTGGATAAGGAAATTTTTGCTCAAAAATTGAAGTTAAATTTAGAAGAAAAGAACGAGATTATTAAAAAAGTTTATGGAGATAAAGGTTTTTCTTTCCAAAAAATTTATAAAGAATATCGGGGGTATGCAAAGGAAATTAAAAAATATGTCAAAAACACAACACTTATTCTGAAAAAAGCAATAGATAGGAAAAAAAGTATTCTTTTTGAAGGAGCACAGGGGACGCTTTTAGACATCGATTTTGGAACCTATCCCTATGTCACCGCATCAAACGCCTCTGTGGGAGGGGTGTGTACCGGGACAGGGGTCAGTCCGAAGAATATAGATAAAATTATCGGCGTAGCCAAAGCATATACTACAAGGGTGGGAGAAGGGCCTTTTCCTACCGAATTTAAATCAGATTTGATGGAAAAGATTCGTTTGCGAGGGAAAGAATTTGGTGCTACTACCGGAAGGCCACGGAGATGCGGATGGTTTGATACTGTTTTGGTAAGATATTCTATTATGGTTAATGGCATAGACGAACTGGCTATTACCAAATTGGATGTTTTAGATGAAATGGAGAACATTAAAATTTGTGTGGGCTATAAGTATAAAGGTAAAATATACCACCATTTCCCCTCTGATTTGAAAATCCTCTTTGAAGGTAACCCCGTCTATGAAGAACAAAAAGGATGGTTGAGTGATACTTCTCAGATAACCTCTTTTGATAATTTACCGCCTAATGCGAAACTTTATTTGAAAAGGTTGAGCAAATTACTGGAGATAAAAGTTAAACTTATTTCCGTAGGCTCAGAAAGAAATCAGACTTTTGTGTTATAA
- a CDS encoding phosphatidate cytidylyltransferase yields MNITHKRFIVSILLTLLLISIVIKAPPFLGAGVVVFVVGVALLEFYKLVEKKGIIISRKFGIMLGCLIPLLVYLNSLFKVSSPATWEIVFTIIICFIIFGVQFTRKDSQQAIAVLSTTIFGILYISWPLSFFVKFLYMDKGRWLILFLLLVIKLGDVGAYLVGTKFGRHSLIKRISPNKSKEGTIAGLIFSIVASLLLGKIYLEMKTFEGIVLGLLLGGLGQLGDLCESLLKRDCQVKDSGNIFPGLGGMLDLIDSVIFAVPLFYLYVSFFLK; encoded by the coding sequence ATGAATATTACTCATAAGAGATTTATTGTAAGCATATTGTTAACGCTTCTTCTTATTTCTATTGTAATTAAAGCCCCTCCTTTTTTAGGAGCAGGGGTGGTGGTTTTCGTAGTAGGAGTAGCTCTCCTTGAATTCTATAAATTAGTAGAAAAAAAGGGCATTATTATTTCAAGAAAATTCGGTATTATGCTCGGTTGTCTTATCCCACTGCTTGTTTATCTCAATTCTTTGTTTAAAGTTTCTTCTCCTGCTACGTGGGAAATAGTTTTTACTATAATAATCTGTTTCATTATCTTTGGTGTTCAATTTACCCGCAAAGATTCTCAACAGGCAATTGCCGTTTTATCCACTACGATATTCGGCATTCTTTATATCAGCTGGCCATTGAGTTTTTTTGTGAAATTCCTCTATATGGATAAAGGTCGTTGGCTGATTTTATTTTTGCTTTTAGTAATTAAGTTGGGAGATGTGGGAGCGTATTTAGTGGGGACAAAATTTGGTCGTCACAGCCTTATTAAGAGAATCAGCCCCAATAAATCTAAAGAAGGCACTATCGCTGGACTAATTTTTAGTATTGTTGCCAGTTTGTTACTGGGAAAGATATATTTGGAAATGAAAACCTTTGAGGGCATTGTTTTAGGATTGCTTCTAGGCGGGCTGGGGCAATTGGGAGACCTTTGCGAATCATTGCTCAAACGCGATTGTCAGGTTAAGGATTCAGGGAATATTTTCCCAGGATTGGGTGGAATGCTGGACTTAATTGACAGTGTGATATTTGCCGTTCCTTTGTTTTATTTATATGTCAGTTTCTTCTTGAAATAA
- the rseP gene encoding RIP metalloprotease RseP, with protein sequence MPILSFLFVLSVLILVHEFGHFITARRLGVKIERFSLGFGPVIFSFRGKETEYCFSLIPVGGYVKMAGENPTEALCGERWEYRSQPIRNRFLIVLAGPLLNYILGFFVFWLVFATGYPTVTPRIGNVVKDYPAEKAGLQEKDLILKIDQHPVKTWEELTEIIHNTKKEYLELTLERQGKIMKIAVVPKREVFTDILGRRQEIALIGIKPSEEFTRMRYPFLKSGFLSGKKVLYLTRITFLALSRLVIGRMALKESVSGPLGIFFITKWAAELGLNALLNLLAVLSISLALFNILPIPVLDGGHIFFLIMEKIRGRAISVRTQETISRVGMTLLIILMIFVFYNDLIRFQILEKIMKFWKR encoded by the coding sequence ATGCCAATACTTTCCTTTCTATTTGTGTTAAGTGTGCTTATTTTGGTCCATGAGTTTGGACATTTTATTACTGCCCGACGTTTGGGAGTAAAGATTGAAAGATTCTCTTTAGGTTTTGGACCAGTAATTTTTTCCTTTAGAGGGAAAGAAACAGAGTATTGTTTTTCTTTGATTCCCGTGGGCGGTTATGTAAAAATGGCAGGAGAAAATCCTACCGAGGCACTCTGTGGCGAAAGATGGGAATATCGCTCTCAGCCTATAAGAAATCGTTTTCTTATTGTGCTGGCGGGGCCGTTACTTAATTATATTCTTGGTTTTTTTGTTTTCTGGTTAGTTTTTGCGACAGGATATCCCACAGTGACTCCAAGAATAGGAAATGTGGTTAAGGATTATCCGGCGGAGAAAGCAGGTCTTCAGGAAAAAGACCTCATACTTAAAATTGACCAACATCCGGTAAAGACTTGGGAGGAGTTAACCGAGATTATACACAATACAAAAAAAGAATATTTGGAACTGACATTGGAGCGCCAAGGTAAGATTATGAAAATTGCCGTTGTACCCAAAAGAGAAGTTTTTACGGATATTTTGGGAAGAAGACAGGAAATTGCGCTCATTGGCATAAAACCATCAGAGGAATTTACGAGGATGCGTTATCCATTTTTAAAATCTGGTTTTCTCTCAGGGAAAAAAGTTCTTTATCTAACGCGCATTACATTTCTCGCTCTTTCCCGATTGGTTATTGGACGTATGGCTTTAAAAGAATCAGTTTCTGGACCCTTAGGGATATTTTTTATTACGAAATGGGCGGCAGAACTGGGGTTAAATGCTCTTCTGAATCTTCTTGCGGTATTGAGTATTTCTCTGGCTTTGTTTAATATATTACCTATACCTGTTTTGGATGGAGGGCATATTTTCTTTCTTATAATGGAGAAAATACGCGGGAGAGCAATAAGCGTCAGGACACAAGAAACCATTAGCCGGGTGGGGATGACTCTTTTAATTATTTTAATGATTTTTGTTTTCTACAATGACCTTATACGTTTTCAAATCCTGGAAAAGATAATGAAATTCTGGAAAAGATAG
- the serA gene encoding phosphoglycerate dehydrogenase, translating to MKILVSDPLAEEGLKILREEKDFQVDVKVKQPEEVIKEIIGDYDALVVRSETKVTAGIIERAQRLKVIGRAGVGLDNVDVEAATKRGIIVMNAPEGNTISTAEHTLSMILALSRNIPQADASLKKGEWNRKKFMGVELYGKALGIIGLGRIGKEVAKRAMSFGMKIIAYDPYLPSDKAKSLGVELVDWEELLKKADYISFHIPLTDETKNMISEREFKIMKKGMRIINCARGGIVDEKALVKAIEEGIVEGVALDVFEKEPPGDHPLLKSEKVIATPHLGASTEEAQISVSMDIARQIKDVLLGRGVRNAVNFPCVEASLLELLKPYLNLAERLGAMHTQLTEGHIKEIKIKYIGETWANIDTQPLTIAFLKGMLSPILQETVNFVNAPFIAKERGIRINEIKTNEIEDFANVISVEMITEKIRNVITGTLFADNSSRIVKINEFYVEAIPQGFMLIFNNWDKPGVVGNIGTVLGKNNINIAGMTFGREKPGGRAITVINVDSPVPENVLKQLKATENILDVKLIKL from the coding sequence ATGAAAATTTTAGTTTCTGACCCTTTAGCCGAGGAAGGATTGAAGATATTGAGGGAAGAGAAGGATTTTCAAGTAGATGTTAAAGTCAAACAGCCAGAGGAGGTTATAAAAGAGATTATCGGAGATTATGATGCTTTGGTTGTGCGTAGTGAGACCAAGGTTACAGCGGGGATAATTGAGCGGGCACAAAGACTTAAGGTAATTGGCCGGGCAGGTGTAGGGCTGGATAATGTCGATGTTGAAGCAGCAACCAAGAGAGGAATTATTGTAATGAATGCTCCAGAAGGAAATACAATATCTACTGCTGAACATACGCTGAGTATGATTCTTGCTCTTTCACGAAATATTCCTCAAGCCGATGCCTCCTTGAAAAAAGGGGAATGGAATCGTAAGAAATTTATGGGCGTAGAATTGTACGGAAAGGCATTGGGCATAATAGGTTTGGGGAGGATTGGGAAAGAGGTGGCTAAACGTGCTATGAGCTTTGGTATGAAAATCATTGCCTACGACCCGTATCTTCCTAGCGATAAAGCAAAGAGTTTAGGAGTTGAATTGGTGGATTGGGAAGAGTTGTTGAAGAAAGCGGATTATATAAGTTTTCATATACCTCTGACCGATGAGACAAAGAATATGATTTCCGAACGAGAGTTCAAAATCATGAAGAAAGGAATGAGGATAATAAATTGTGCCCGCGGGGGTATTGTTGATGAGAAAGCTTTGGTAAAAGCAATTGAAGAGGGAATAGTTGAGGGGGTGGCACTCGATGTTTTTGAGAAGGAACCCCCGGGGGATCATCCGCTTCTCAAGTCAGAAAAAGTAATCGCTACTCCTCATTTAGGGGCTTCTACAGAAGAGGCGCAGATTAGTGTTTCTATGGACATTGCTCGTCAAATAAAGGATGTGCTTTTGGGTAGAGGAGTGCGTAATGCAGTAAATTTCCCGTGTGTCGAGGCTTCGCTTTTAGAATTGCTTAAACCTTATCTTAATCTTGCAGAGCGTTTAGGAGCGATGCATACTCAATTGACCGAGGGGCATATTAAAGAGATTAAGATAAAGTATATTGGGGAAACTTGGGCTAATATTGATACTCAGCCTTTGACCATTGCTTTTCTTAAAGGTATGCTTTCACCAATTTTACAGGAAACAGTCAATTTTGTTAACGCTCCTTTTATCGCTAAGGAGAGAGGGATAAGAATAAATGAAATTAAGACGAACGAAATAGAAGATTTTGCTAATGTAATTTCCGTAGAGATGATAACCGAGAAAATAAGGAACGTTATTACCGGTACTCTTTTTGCTGACAATTCTTCGCGGATCGTTAAGATAAACGAATTTTATGTTGAGGCAATTCCCCAGGGTTTTATGCTTATTTTTAACAACTGGGATAAACCCGGAGTGGTGGGAAATATTGGGACTGTTTTAGGGAAAAATAATATTAATATTGCGGGTATGACCTTTGGAAGAGAAAAACCGGGAGGTAGGGCAATTACGGTTATTAATGTAGATAGCCCTGTGCCGGAAAACGTGCTTAAACAATTGAAAGCTACGGAAAATATTTTAGATGTGAAATTGATAAAACTATAA
- a CDS encoding homocitrate synthase, which produces MEKKKIYIIDVTNRDGVQTAKICLSKLQKTMLNLYLNEMGIFQSEFGFPVTKHETNYLNANLELARMGVLSPMRLGGWIRATVEDVEVTFQRIPEIEHLNLSISTSDQMIIHKFKGKLDHASVIKEMNQAVKRARELGIKSIGVNAEDASRTRIEYLIEFASAAKSAGANRIRYCDTLGYDTPFTIYERTRTLAEKVGIPVEIHCHNDLGMAVANSAMGAKGVLDGGQDAYINTCVNGMGERAGNADLVSVILAVRYGAGMENYSLDERVKMDIAWKICKYASYAFSIPIPINQPGVGANAFAHESGIHADGALKDRRNYELYDFEELGRGEPEIIETGRQIIAGEYSGIKGFRNVYEKLEIEFKNDEEAAKILELVRYANVHNQKPLVEDELRFIAKYPEIARKIFTMNP; this is translated from the coding sequence ATGGAGAAGAAGAAAATTTATATTATTGATGTAACCAATCGTGATGGAGTGCAAACCGCAAAGATTTGTCTTTCTAAGCTTCAAAAGACGATGCTCAATCTTTACCTCAATGAAATGGGTATATTTCAATCTGAGTTTGGATTTCCGGTGACAAAGCATGAGACAAATTATTTAAACGCTAACTTAGAGCTTGCAAGGATGGGGGTTTTGAGTCCGATGCGTTTGGGAGGTTGGATACGCGCTACGGTAGAGGATGTAGAGGTTACTTTTCAGCGCATTCCGGAAATAGAACATCTTAATCTCTCGATATCCACATCCGATCAGATGATTATTCATAAATTTAAAGGAAAGCTTGACCATGCTTCGGTAATAAAAGAAATGAATCAGGCAGTGAAAAGAGCGAGGGAATTGGGAATAAAGAGTATAGGGGTTAATGCAGAAGATGCTTCACGTACTCGGATAGAATATCTCATTGAATTTGCTTCGGCAGCAAAATCTGCAGGAGCGAATAGAATTCGCTACTGCGATACCTTAGGTTACGATACTCCTTTTACCATTTATGAGAGGACAAGAACTCTAGCGGAAAAAGTAGGGATTCCTGTCGAAATACATTGTCATAATGATTTGGGAATGGCGGTGGCTAATTCGGCAATGGGAGCAAAAGGAGTTCTTGATGGGGGACAAGATGCTTATATCAATACCTGCGTGAATGGAATGGGTGAGCGGGCAGGTAATGCAGATTTAGTGAGCGTAATTCTTGCGGTAAGATATGGAGCGGGGATGGAGAACTATTCTTTAGATGAACGGGTTAAGATGGACATCGCGTGGAAAATTTGCAAATATGCTTCTTACGCTTTTAGCATTCCTATCCCCATAAACCAGCCAGGAGTAGGAGCAAATGCTTTTGCACACGAGTCTGGTATTCATGCCGATGGTGCACTAAAGGACCGCCGAAATTATGAGCTCTATGATTTTGAAGAGTTAGGCAGGGGAGAGCCAGAAATAATCGAGACTGGTCGACAGATTATTGCTGGCGAATATTCGGGAATCAAGGGATTCCGCAATGTTTATGAAAAATTAGAGATCGAGTTTAAAAATGATGAAGAGGCAGCTAAAATTCTTGAGTTAGTGCGCTATGCCAATGTGCATAACCAGAAGCCATTGGTAGAGGATGAATTGCGTTTTATTGCCAAGTATCCTGAGATTGCAAGAAAGATATTTACTATGAATCCTTGA
- a CDS encoding proline--tRNA ligase — MHWANAFIPTLKEIPKEAEAISHILMLRAGLIRKLTSGTYAYLPLGWRVLNKIINIVREEMDKTDAQEILMPAMHPKEIWEKTGRYNLLKGDILITYHDRHGKEIVFGPTHEEIVTFLVSGEIRSYKQLPQILYQIQTKFRDEPRPRFGIIRTAEFIMKDAYSFDCDWEGLEKSYKKVYDAYQRIFERCGLDFIAVEADPGMMGGDVSHEFMAFTENGEDNIVVCKTCAYAVSLDMASVSVPENQNIKAPELRPIKEVETPGVSTVEKVAKFLKMHPKKLVKTIILLADGKEVAVLVRGDYELNLVKLSRYLKAKNLVMADEKTIERITGGPLGFSGPVGLRKIRMLADYSVKNLFNFITGANSLNKHLINVNLNRDFHIEEFGDFRYFTSEDKCPRCGKETSLKTVLEIGHTFKLGTKYSEVLKAHFLDSSGKEKPMIMGCYGIGVNRILAAFVEQNYDKNGIIWNKHICPFQLLIVPAHMEDSRVRDNMVKIYEALGKKGISCLLDDREVSPGVKFKDADLLGIPLRLTIGRRFIDENVLELKVRKTGEVVFFSSGDFLEKILDKIKNLD, encoded by the coding sequence TTGCACTGGGCGAATGCTTTCATTCCTACATTAAAAGAAATTCCCAAAGAAGCCGAGGCAATTAGCCATATCTTGATGCTCCGTGCAGGGTTAATTCGTAAACTTACCAGTGGCACCTATGCTTATCTTCCTTTAGGCTGGCGTGTATTAAATAAGATAATTAATATTGTGCGCGAGGAAATGGATAAAACGGATGCCCAGGAAATCCTTATGCCGGCAATGCACCCTAAAGAAATCTGGGAGAAAACCGGCCGCTATAACTTGCTTAAAGGGGATATCCTTATTACTTACCACGACCGTCATGGGAAGGAGATTGTTTTTGGACCGACCCATGAGGAGATAGTTACCTTTTTAGTAAGCGGTGAAATTCGTTCCTATAAACAGCTTCCGCAGATTCTCTATCAAATTCAGACGAAATTCCGTGATGAACCGAGGCCGCGTTTTGGGATAATCAGAACTGCAGAGTTTATTATGAAAGATGCCTATAGCTTTGATTGTGATTGGGAGGGTTTAGAAAAAAGTTATAAGAAGGTGTATGATGCATATCAACGGATTTTTGAGCGGTGTGGTTTGGATTTTATTGCGGTAGAGGCGGATCCGGGGATGATGGGGGGGGATGTCTCCCATGAATTCATGGCTTTTACAGAGAATGGGGAAGATAATATTGTAGTTTGTAAAACCTGTGCTTATGCTGTGAGTCTCGATATGGCAAGCGTTAGTGTACCAGAAAACCAAAATATAAAAGCCCCAGAGTTAAGACCGATTAAAGAAGTAGAAACTCCCGGTGTATCCACGGTAGAGAAAGTTGCTAAATTCTTAAAGATGCATCCTAAGAAATTGGTTAAGACAATTATTCTTTTGGCAGATGGGAAAGAAGTTGCAGTTCTTGTGCGTGGAGATTACGAATTAAATTTGGTTAAACTCAGTCGTTATCTTAAAGCAAAAAACCTGGTTATGGCAGATGAGAAAACTATTGAGAGAATTACTGGTGGCCCTTTGGGGTTTTCCGGTCCTGTGGGCTTGAGGAAGATAAGGATGTTGGCAGATTATTCTGTGAAAAATCTCTTTAATTTTATAACCGGGGCAAATAGCTTAAATAAGCATTTAATTAACGTTAACCTTAACCGCGATTTTCACATAGAAGAATTTGGAGATTTTCGTTATTTTACTTCTGAGGACAAATGTCCAAGGTGTGGTAAGGAGACTTCTTTAAAAACTGTTTTGGAAATAGGGCATACCTTTAAGTTGGGGACAAAGTACTCAGAGGTGCTTAAAGCCCATTTTTTGGACAGCTCTGGTAAAGAAAAACCAATGATTATGGGCTGTTACGGAATAGGGGTAAACCGTATTCTCGCTGCCTTTGTTGAACAGAATTACGACAAAAATGGAATTATCTGGAATAAGCATATTTGTCCTTTTCAACTTCTTATTGTTCCAGCACATATGGAAGATTCACGCGTTAGAGATAATATGGTAAAGATTTATGAAGCGTTGGGGAAAAAAGGTATTTCTTGCCTTTTAGATGATCGGGAGGTGAGCCCTGGCGTTAAATTTAAAGACGCAGACCTTTTAGGCATCCCCCTACGGTTGACTATTGGGAGAAGGTTTATAGATGAGAATGTGCTGGAATTAAAAGTAAGAAAAACTGGGGAGGTTGTTTTTTTCTCTTCCGGGGATTTTTTGGAAAAAATACTTGACAAAATAAAGAATTTAGATTAA
- the ispG gene encoding flavodoxin-dependent (E)-4-hydroxy-3-methylbut-2-enyl-diphosphate synthase translates to MGIKRRFTRLVKIGKVKIGGGYPISIQSMTKTKTSDIKNTVKQIRILENVGCEIIRVAVKDESDARAIKEIKKEIKIPLESDIHFHYQLAILAIASGSDALRLNPGNIYRLEEIERIVGIAKDKKIPIRVGVNSGSIQNQKSKNKRQRFSLNLSELMVKSALDYIGILEKRKFFDIIVSLKASDILNTIEAYRKMAKFCDYPFHLGITATGLAFEGGIKSALGIGILLSEGIGDTIRVSLAGDPREEVKVARWILSSLGLRKFGPQIIACPTCGRAQIDVIKIAQKLEDNLRFADYELKLKKPWKVAIMGCEVNGPGEARDADLGIAGGKNCAVLFKKGGIVSNIKKHKIIPVLLQEIGKL, encoded by the coding sequence ATGGGAATTAAAAGAAGATTTACGAGATTAGTGAAGATTGGGAAAGTGAAAATAGGTGGAGGGTATCCCATTTCCATTCAATCGATGACCAAGACCAAAACCTCTGACATTAAAAATACAGTTAAACAGATTAGGATTTTAGAGAATGTTGGTTGTGAAATAATCCGCGTTGCGGTTAAAGACGAGTCAGATGCAAGGGCGATAAAAGAGATCAAAAAAGAAATAAAGATACCTTTAGAATCAGATATACATTTTCATTATCAACTTGCAATTTTAGCGATTGCTTCAGGGAGCGATGCTTTGAGGTTAAATCCCGGTAACATTTATCGTCTTGAAGAGATTGAGCGGATTGTGGGTATAGCCAAGGATAAAAAAATCCCCATCAGAGTGGGGGTAAATTCAGGCTCAATACAAAATCAAAAATCAAAAAACAAAAGGCAGAGATTTAGTTTAAATTTAAGTGAATTAATGGTAAAGAGCGCCTTGGACTACATTGGGATTTTAGAAAAGAGGAAGTTTTTTGACATTATCGTTTCGCTTAAAGCTTCAGATATTTTGAATACGATAGAGGCATATCGCAAAATGGCAAAGTTTTGTGATTATCCCTTCCATTTGGGTATTACTGCTACAGGGCTGGCTTTTGAAGGGGGAATAAAATCCGCTTTAGGAATAGGGATATTATTGTCCGAAGGCATAGGGGATACTATCAGGGTTTCTTTAGCCGGTGATCCTCGGGAAGAGGTTAAAGTGGCAAGATGGATTTTGTCCAGTCTGGGGTTAAGGAAGTTTGGACCGCAAATTATCGCCTGTCCTACCTGTGGCAGAGCGCAGATTGATGTAATAAAAATTGCCCAGAAGTTAGAAGACAATTTACGATTTGCTGATTACGAATTAAAGCTTAAAAAGCCATGGAAAGTAGCTATAATGGGATGTGAAGTAAATGGCCCCGGAGAAGCCAGAGATGCTGATTTGGGAATTGCCGGCGGGAAAAATTGCGCCGTCTTGTTCAAGAAGGGGGGAATTGTCAGTAACATAAAAAAGCATAAAATCATTCCTGTTTTACTTCAAGAAATTGGCAAGTTATGA
- a CDS encoding 1-deoxy-D-xylulose-5-phosphate reductoisomerase, producing the protein MKRIAILGSTGSVGRSVLEVVRTLRKQFKIVGLTANRNLSLLDKQIKEFKPRMVAVQDLKSANMFGLKGKTKVLKGIEGVVRVATEEEVDLVVVCIAGASALLPLLESIKKSKEIALASKEPIVMAGELINRLCRSHKSRIIPIDSEHSAIFQCLNGRDKNEVRRVILTSSGGPFRLTQRSKLEKIEPKEALKHPRWDMGKKITIDSATLMNKGLEIIEARWLFDLPLEKIDVLIHPQAIVHSLVEFVDGNVLALLGVTDMRLPIQYSLTYPERYPVAFEYLDLVKVKNLTFEKPDFKKFPSLKLAYEVACKGKSFPCVLNASDEVCVEAFLGKKIKLTQIPGMISEVIKKHKPLDLETFEDVMSVDTWARRETQSIIRER; encoded by the coding sequence ATGAAACGCATTGCCATTTTGGGTTCCACCGGTTCAGTAGGCAGGAGTGTTCTGGAAGTAGTGCGCACTTTAAGAAAGCAATTTAAGATAGTTGGTTTGACCGCTAATAGGAATTTATCTCTTTTAGATAAACAGATTAAAGAATTTAAGCCGCGAATGGTTGCGGTTCAAGATTTAAAGTCAGCAAATATGTTTGGTCTAAAAGGAAAGACAAAGGTTCTTAAAGGGATAGAAGGGGTGGTTAGGGTTGCCACAGAGGAAGAGGTTGATTTGGTAGTGGTTTGTATTGCCGGAGCTTCAGCTTTGTTGCCCTTACTGGAAAGTATAAAAAAAAGTAAAGAAATTGCTTTGGCAAGTAAAGAACCAATAGTTATGGCGGGGGAGTTAATCAATAGACTCTGTCGTTCACACAAGAGCCGAATAATCCCCATTGATAGTGAACACAGCGCAATTTTTCAGTGCTTGAATGGAAGAGATAAGAACGAGGTGAGACGGGTAATTTTAACTTCTTCGGGTGGACCTTTTCGGCTTACACAGAGGAGTAAGTTAGAGAAGATTGAGCCAAAGGAGGCTCTTAAACACCCGCGGTGGGATATGGGTAAGAAAATTACGATTGATTCTGCTACTTTAATGAATAAAGGTTTAGAAATCATTGAGGCAAGATGGCTTTTTGACCTTCCGCTAGAAAAAATTGACGTTCTAATTCATCCTCAGGCGATAGTTCATTCTTTAGTGGAGTTTGTTGATGGAAATGTTTTGGCCCTTTTGGGAGTTACCGATATGCGTTTGCCTATTCAGTATTCCCTTACTTATCCCGAGCGTTATCCTGTAGCTTTTGAGTATTTAGATTTGGTTAAGGTAAAAAACCTTACTTTTGAAAAACCGGATTTTAAAAAATTCCCTTCTCTTAAGCTTGCATATGAAGTTGCCTGTAAAGGGAAGAGTTTTCCCTGTGTACTCAATGCCAGTGACGAGGTATGCGTAGAAGCTTTTTTGGGAAAGAAAATAAAGCTTACCCAGATTCCTGGGATGATTTCAGAAGTGATAAAAAAACATAAACCTCTGGATTTGGAAACCTTCGAAGACGTTATGTCCGTTGATACCTGGGCGCGGCGAGAAACCCAGAGTATTATTAGGGAGCGATAA